The nucleotide sequence aaaccccatctctattaaaaatacaaaaattagctgggcgtgttggtgcaggcctggaatcccagctgctcaggaagctaaggtgagaggatcacttgagcctgggaggcggaggttgcagtgaacaaagattgtgcctctgcactccagcctgggtgacaaactgtctcaaaataaataagaaaggaaacaaaaaatctaAGAGTCACAACTTAAGCTTCATGTTGCGAAAACAGAACTTAGATTCAGAACATATCTTACTTTTCCCAATTATTCTTTGTCTTAGGCTTACCAAAAAATGAAGACCTGTACGAACCCTTGCCTGTAGGTTCTAGTAATATAGTAGACAAGggctaattttctcttttcacttctaCAAATATTGGACATGTTCTGAATGGTATGAATTTGAAATTACTAGTTTGCATAGACATCAGGACCTTTTTGCATTTGGATAATCAGATAGTGTATATCACTATAGGTGTATTGATTTGAGtattgataaaaattatatgaaccCTTCATTTGCTTATTACAACTGATAATGTGGCATTTTTTctgcccttttttgtttttaagatctggtataaaggaagaaaaatcaagggGCTACTCCAAAGAAGTAAGTTCAAAAAGCAGAATACCACAGGAGAAATGCATTCTTCAAACTGATGTGAAAGTAGAGAAAAACCCAGATGCAGACAGTGACTTTGATGCTAAGAGCAGTGAGGATGATGAAGTAGAAGAAACTAGAGTGAACTGCAGAAGGGAAAAGGTCATAGAGACTCCTGAGAATGACTCCAAGCACCACAGGAATCAAAACCACTCTCGGTCACCTAGTGAAGAAAGAGGGCACAGTGCCAGACACCACACGAAAGGATCACGAACATCGAGAGGACATGAGAAAAGGGAAGATCAGCACCAACAGAAGCAATCTAGAGACCAGGAGAACCATTACACTGACCGTGATTACTGGAAAGAAAGGGATTCTCATAGGCACAGAGAGGCCAGTCATAGAGATTCCCATTGGAAGAGGCATGAACAGGAAGATAAACCAAGGTCAAGGGACCAAAGAGAAAGAAGTGACAGAGtgtggaaaagggagaaagacagggagaaatattcccaaagagaacaagaaagagaTAGACAACAAAATGATCAGAACCGACACagtgagaaaggagagaaggaagagaaaagcaaagcaaaggaagAGCATATGAAAGTAAGGAAGGaaagatatgaaaataatgataaatacagagatagagaaaaaCGAGAAGTAAGTGTTCAATCTTCAGAAAGAAATCGAGATAGAAAGGAAAGCAGCCCAAATTCTAGGGCAAAGGATACATTTCTTGACCAAGAAATATCCAACAAAATGAGAAACATAgcaaaggacaaagaaagaaaccAGGAGAAAGCCTCTAATTCTGAATCATCACTGGGAACAAAACACAGACTCACAGAGGAAAGGCAAGAGAAGGGTAAAGAACCAGACAGACCACCTGAGGCAGTGAGCAAGTTTGCAAAGCGGAACAATGAAGAAACTGTAATGTCAGCTAGAGACAGGTACTTGGCCAGGCAAATGGCGCGGGTTAATACAAAGACCTATATTGAGAAAGAAGATGATTGATGGCTACCCTAAGAGAAAGATAGTTTGGagggcattttaaattttatgttcaaAATTTTAGGTTAAAATCAAAAGTCAGTCTTAAATTTTGGATGTGGATGTTTGGCTGaatttatatatagtatgtacTCATCATTACCACATTCTTTGTTGTATTCAAGAACTGTGAGAGTGTGCTAATTTCCTGTAGGTACATAATGAGGAAAATTGGCTCCACcacaaccattaaaaaataattttggccaGATatggtagctcgtgcctgtaataccagcattttgggaggccaaggcagaaggatcacttgaggccaggcattcaagaccagcctaggcaggaTAATGAGACCtttcctctatttaaaaaacaaaaagcctggcatggtagtgcatgcctgtagtcccagctgttcaagaggccgaggcaggaagatcacttgagcctaggaatttgatgttacagtgagctgtgatcataccactgcactccaacctgggtgacagaatgggaccctgtctctcaaaaaaaatttttttaataaataatttaactcTTCTAATAATGTTTTGTTGCAGGAgctgtttgttttataaatattgtatttaagataaaatacggatttgaaaaatagaaaatatactttatgttctgAAATTTGTATTAAAGTGTAAAATGTGAATCATACATCTTGTCTAAATAGCTTACAGCATAGTTggcttaaatgaaaataaaatgatatgcttatacattttatgcatttattttaaagtaattttactCATGTCACAGTTCATCTTTTTGCTTTTAGTAGAAATTAATTTGTAATTCTGAAACCTTGACAAGTTAGTAAATTGGTTATGTACGTAAATCACTTTTGGTTAAAGGTGAAGCTGTGGAGACATTAGCCTAAATGAAATTAGCTAAAGATCCAGGTGGCCTCTTTCTAAACATATCTTGTTTTACATACTCTGAAAAAGATAGTGCAGTTTATTACAAGTTCCActtgtgtataaaaataaaactagtatCTTTCTCCTGAGTCTTTGAAACTCGGGAGAAATAATTATacactgtaaatattttgtttatgggGAAAGATGAATGCTGTGGAGAAAATAGTTCTCTAATAGGTCTTCCCGTTACGAAAGTGCTGTTTATCTCTCTCGCAATACTTTATCATAAAGAGTTAGcacactttcttatttttagaagGATAAACTTGGTTTAATAAGAATGCTGACTAGatgaaaaacattatatattaagGGTCAGATTTAgcatttataaatcattttattgtattgtacCTTTAAAACCAGAAAGGAAAAGTCACAGGAAAGTTAACGCCCGAATCTGTGACTGATACATTGAATGTCAGTTACATCCTAATACTCTAAAGTCAGTCAGTGACAGTGACAAACTCCCAAAATCACTGACTTGGTGTACACAAAGGGAGCAACATAATGTAAGTATGGAAAGGTAAAAGGGTGACATCATGGAAGGACCATGAGTGACAGACAAAATCTTTAACTTTGGTGGGGAATATGGTTTCTTTGTTAGGATTGTTTTATAACTAGAGCCATGCATTGGGAAGATTAATTTGATCATAGGGTGCAAGGTAGTCCAGGAGGAGAGACTGATGTCAGAGACATCTGATGATAAACTCAGTTTCCCTCTCCCAGAGGGAAAAGCTCAGAGACTTTTACAAAGCAGCTTGGATCCTTAGATAGGAAagctataaattacttttattaactGACTTAATTTGACATAAATCAGTATGAGAGACTGCAAATGAAGAGTTTTCTTCTGTCTCCTACAAATATACAGAATGTTGGTTTTGCCTCTCTGGCATTCATTCCCCCCTTTTCCTGGTAACAGCACCTTGATTTGTCCTTGAGAAAACACACCTTTACTACCCTTAGTCCACGGGTTCAAATGGGGCAGAATAGCCTACAGGAAGGGTATGCAACTCAAGCTAGGCTGATGCTGGTCCTGTTGTCAGAATGTACAGAAAGATGTTTTCTGTTGTCTTTGCTGATTATGGCGATGAGGTAAGTCTTGAGTGTCATGAGAGAGTGCCTTGATGCCTggcaaaaaaaaagcccacaaaaaAAGCCAAACTGAGAAGGACAAAAAACCTGATGATTGCTTTTGCATCTCTGGCTCtagtgtagcttttttttttttttttttttttttttttttttaagacatttaaaccaatacttttccctttttctgttaCGTTAGTTTGAATTGGATTTCTGCTGTCACAACTCAAAAAGTCCTATTTGATACAAGGTTCCATTCATGATAGCTCTGTGCCAAAAATTACCAGAACACTCTTAGTAAATTGTTTTGTTGTATAATGTTTAAAGTGCACATGGAGTTTACAGCTTAATGGATTCACACAGTACACCTAGTTTAAAAAGACATTACCTGTGCCATAGAAGCTCCCCTTAAACTTCTTTCCCAGCCTACTCTTTCTGACTTTTAGCACCATAGAGTAGTTTCGCTTGTTTTCTAGAGTCTTTACTACTTCTCcattctgttgatggacattggtTATTTCTTTTTGGGTTGTGAATAATAATATCTCCAGGTAATATATCTTCTAGGTACATTCTTGTGCTTGTCTTCTAGTACATACATGTATGTTTTGGTTGGGTATTTCTGAGGAATGGAATTGCTGATTCATAGGGTATGCTCATGTTCTGCTTTAGCAGTTAACTACCAATCAGTTTTCGAAAATATTTGAACTAAAAGGCACTCCCTCCATCAATgtgtgagagttccagttgcccCATATCTTGCTCACACTTGGTATTTGTCTTTTGGCTTTTTGTCTTTTAGCTACTCTGGTAGGTGTTGTGGTATCTCATGATTTCATTTTGTGGTTCCCTGATGGCTCTTATATCtttattaacatttaacatttcgGTATCTTGGCGAGGCAGGGGgtggtatttgtttttgagacagggtcttcctctgtcacctaggctggagtgcagtgatgtgatcatggctcactgcagccttgacctcccagggtgaagcgatcctcccacctcagccttccaagtagctgagactacagctgcatgccaccacgcctggcaaattttctgtagagacggggttttgctatgttgtctaggctggtctcaaattcctaggctcaagctattcacctgcctcagcttctcaaagtgctgggattacaggtattaacTACCTTTCcagtccctgcttttttttttggggggggggggtggtggagAGGAactctctgcctttttcttaatccagtacaggttttgttttgttttgttttggagacggagtttccctcttgttgcccaggctggagtgcagtggcacgatctcggcccacagcaacttccacctcccaggttcaagtgattctcctgccttagcctcccgagtagctaggattacaggcgcctgccatcatgcctggctaattttgtatttttagtagagacggggtttctccacgtcaatcaggctggtctcgaactctcgacctcaagtgatctgcccgccgcggcctcccgaagtgctgggattacaggcgtgagccacctcgcctggccccgGTACAGGTTCTTCAAATATTCTAGATACGAGTTGTTTGTATGgaccttctccctcccctctatGACTTTACCTTTTCACTGTCTTAACAGTATTTTTAATGAACAGATAGCTCTAATTTtacaaagttaattaaaattaataaaatttaagataaagTTCCTCAGTTGCATTagacatttcaaatgctcaacatgtggctggtggctgccaCATAGGGCAGTGCAggtttacagaacatttccactGCAGAAAGTTATACTGGACAACATTTTCTAGAAGCATTATTGCCTATATTTCCCATTTAGATCTACAGTGCacttggaattaatttttgtttgtggaGTAAGATAGGGATTAAGATTTTGTTCCATATGGATGTCAAATACACTCAACAATGAATGACAGTTTGTTcagattaaaaccacagtgaataCCATTACACTTCCACAAGGATGGCAAAATGTTAAGAGTCTTCTAATAcgaagtgttgatgaggatgtggagcaacggtaatttttttttttttttttttttgaaacggagtctcactctgacgcccaggctggagtgcagtggcgtgatctcagctcactgcaagctccgcctcccagggtcacgctattcttctgcctcagcctccggagtagctgggactacaggcacccgccaacacacccagctaattttttctgtttttagtagagacggggtttcactgtgctagccaggatggtctcgatctcctaacctcatgatgtcatgatctgccttccttgtcttctcaaagtgctgggattacaggcgagagccaccatgcccggctccctttttttttttttttttttttttttttccccaaagatagtcttgttctgtcgcccaggctagagtgcagtgatgcaatttcagctcactgcaacctttgcctcctgcttcaagcagttctcctgccttagcctcccgagtacctgggattacggacgtacaccaccacacccggctaatttttgtatttttggtagaaacaggattttgccatgttggccatgctgatcttgaactcctggcctcatatgatctgcctgcttcgacctcccaaagtgctgggattacaggtgtcagccgcTGCACCCAGCAGCAACAGTAATTTTTGTGTGCTACTAGTAATAGGTGAACTGGTACAACATTTTTGGGAAAAGTTTGGCTTTACCTAGTAACTGACACTGCATGTTTCCTATAATTCATGTTCCACAGATGCACCAGGAATATCTGtaatacatttttcataaatGATACAACCTAAATCTCCATCAGTAGTAGAGAATAtatagctaggcctggtggctcacacctgtaatcgtagcactttgggaggccaaggtgggcagactgcccgatctcaggagttcgagaccagcctggccaacatggcgaaaccccatctctactaaaattacaagaaattagctgggtgtggtggtgcgtgcctgtaatcccagctactaggaagctgaggcacgagaatcacttgaacccaggagatggaagttgcagtgagccgagatcatgccattgcactccagcctgggtgacagagcaagactgtctcagaaaatacatatatatatatatataaaatatataaatatatatataaaacaaatatttatatatagaatatatataattatatatatattcgcACGCACACATAGGCAATACAACAGTTAAATGAACACACTAGAGCTATACCCAACTTGGATGAATTTCAGTCTTGTGAGAAGAAGTAATATATATAGGggggaaaaaggcaaaactattaaaaatacatgggTAGGTGGTAAAAGGGGTTataaatatggaagaaaattAGAATGAACTTTCTAGTGTTGGGTTGGAATTGGAGATATTGGTGTGACCACATGGTTTTTAAGATATggaattaggctgggcgcggtggctcacgcctgtaatcccagcactttgggaggccgagacgggcggatcacgaggtcaggagatcgagaccatcctggctagcacagtgaaaccccgtctctactaaaaaatacaaaaaaaaaattagccgggcgaggtggcgggcgcctgtagtcccagctactcgggaggctgaggcaggagaatggcgtgaacctgggaggcggagcttgcagtgagctgagatccggccactgtactccagcctgggtgacagagcgagactccgtctcaaaaaaaaaaaaaaaaaaaaaaaaaaaagatatggaattaacTATTAAATTCATATTATTTATACACACTTCCGTCCAGTGAGAGGGCTGAGGATCAGTGACAGCTCAGTAGCCATGAGAATACCTAACACCTAGATCGTGGTTTCTGAATCTGCTCTTgactaaaaggaaccagggcttctTGGAGATATAACTGATTTCAGAGCTGTGGCAGAGAAAGTACAAGCTGGTCCTGAAACATCTCACTCTGGAAAACAAGGAACTGGTCCAAGAATGATGGGGACATGTCAAAAGCACACAGAAACCAGCTTGAAGGGACTTTCTCACTGGCTAAATTTGGGACAaattgagcatcaaaataaataatgggtGCTGTgtttcacgcctgtagtcccagcactttgagaggctgggataggaggattgcttgagcacaggagacctccttgggcaacatg is from Macaca thibetana thibetana isolate TM-01 chromosome 16, ASM2454274v1, whole genome shotgun sequence and encodes:
- the NSRP1 gene encoding nuclear speckle splicing regulatory protein 1 isoform X2, giving the protein MAIPGRQYGLILPKKTQQLHPVLQKPSVFGDDSDDDDETKLEIQKALAEDATVYEYDSIYDEMQKKKEENNPKLLLGKDRKPKYIHNLLKAVEIRKKEQEKRMEKKIQREREMEKGEFDDKEAFVTSAYKKKLQERAEEEEREKRAAALEACLDVTKQRDLSGFYRHLLNQAVGEEEVPKCSFREARSGIKEEKSRGYSKEVSSKSRIPQEKCILQTDVKVEKNPDADSDFDAKSSEDDEVEETRVNCRREKVIETPENDSKHHRNQNHSRSPSEERGHSARHHTKGSRTSRGHEKREDQHQQKQSRDQENHYTDRDYWKERDSHRHREASHRDSHWKRHEQEDKPRSRDQRERSDRVWKREKDREKYSQREQERDRQQNDQNRHSEKGEKEEKSKAKEEHMKVRKERYENNDKYRDREKREVSVQSSERNRDRKESSPNSRAKDTFLDQEISNKMRNIAKDKERNQEKASNSESSLGTKHRLTEERQEKGKEPDRPPEAVSKFAKRNNEETVMSARDRYLARQMARVNTKTYIEKEDD
- the NSRP1 gene encoding nuclear speckle splicing regulatory protein 1 isoform X1 gives rise to the protein MAIPGRQYGLILPKKTQQLHPVLQKPSVFGDDSDDDDETSVSESLQREAAKKQAMKQTKLEIQKALAEDATVYEYDSIYDEMQKKKEENNPKLLLGKDRKPKYIHNLLKAVEIRKKEQEKRMEKKIQREREMEKGEFDDKEAFVTSAYKKKLQERAEEEEREKRAAALEACLDVTKQRDLSGFYRHLLNQAVGEEEVPKCSFREARSGIKEEKSRGYSKEVSSKSRIPQEKCILQTDVKVEKNPDADSDFDAKSSEDDEVEETRVNCRREKVIETPENDSKHHRNQNHSRSPSEERGHSARHHTKGSRTSRGHEKREDQHQQKQSRDQENHYTDRDYWKERDSHRHREASHRDSHWKRHEQEDKPRSRDQRERSDRVWKREKDREKYSQREQERDRQQNDQNRHSEKGEKEEKSKAKEEHMKVRKERYENNDKYRDREKREVSVQSSERNRDRKESSPNSRAKDTFLDQEISNKMRNIAKDKERNQEKASNSESSLGTKHRLTEERQEKGKEPDRPPEAVSKFAKRNNEETVMSARDRYLARQMARVNTKTYIEKEDD